From Granulicella sp. WH15, the proteins below share one genomic window:
- a CDS encoding site-specific integrase, whose amino-acid sequence MPRRTRYQQGSVQRDKRLSGPDVWVFRWREIGPDGKSAQRKTVIGTVVTLPSEASALKAAQALRIDANQQTPRADSRPSTIAELIEHYRLKELTEDEQGRKAHSTRAAYECYLNVWIAPRWGNHRLQQVKSVAVEEWLGNIERARGTKAKIRNIMSALFSHAMRYEWTDRNPIRLVRQSAKREKIPDVLELHELQTLLTKLAVRERTLVLLDAATGLRVSELLALKWDDIDFENLEIRVTESIWHQVLGVCKTEASARPVPMDDYMAEDLLRWRKTCLYPMESDWVFASPTMKGTQPYWPDNLMKRYIKPAAKAAGIHKNIGWHTFRHSFGTLLKANGEDVKTVQELLRHANSKITLDVYTQAVNSHKRAAQSKVVQMIVPGVGTMAKGARTGTEA is encoded by the coding sequence ATGCCAAGGCGCACACGGTATCAACAAGGAAGCGTGCAACGTGACAAGCGGCTAAGCGGACCGGATGTTTGGGTCTTTCGTTGGAGGGAAATCGGACCAGATGGCAAAAGCGCTCAGCGCAAAACGGTCATCGGAACGGTAGTCACTCTCCCCTCAGAAGCATCCGCCCTCAAAGCAGCCCAAGCGTTGCGCATCGACGCCAACCAACAAACCCCGCGAGCGGATAGTCGCCCGAGCACGATAGCGGAACTGATCGAACATTATCGGTTGAAGGAACTGACCGAAGACGAACAGGGACGCAAGGCGCACTCAACACGAGCCGCTTACGAATGTTACCTAAACGTCTGGATTGCTCCTCGTTGGGGCAATCACCGGCTCCAGCAAGTGAAGTCTGTAGCCGTCGAGGAATGGCTGGGGAACATCGAACGGGCAAGAGGAACCAAAGCGAAGATTCGGAACATTATGAGCGCTCTCTTCAGTCACGCAATGCGGTACGAGTGGACGGACAGAAATCCGATCCGTCTCGTTCGGCAAAGTGCGAAACGAGAGAAGATTCCCGATGTTCTCGAATTGCACGAACTCCAGACACTTCTCACCAAACTGGCCGTCAGGGAACGCACGTTAGTATTGCTCGACGCGGCGACCGGATTGCGGGTGAGCGAACTTCTCGCTCTCAAGTGGGATGACATTGACTTTGAGAATCTGGAGATTCGCGTCACCGAATCCATTTGGCATCAGGTATTGGGTGTCTGCAAAACAGAGGCGTCGGCGAGACCCGTCCCAATGGACGACTACATGGCCGAGGATCTTCTGCGTTGGAGAAAAACCTGTCTATATCCGATGGAGAGCGATTGGGTCTTCGCCAGCCCGACCATGAAAGGCACACAGCCCTACTGGCCGGACAACCTCATGAAGCGGTACATCAAGCCAGCGGCAAAGGCTGCGGGCATCCACAAGAACATCGGCTGGCACACCTTCCGCCACTCCTTCGGCACGCTGCTGAAGGCGAACGGGGAAGATGTGAAGACCGTCCAGGAGCTTTTACGACACGCCAACAGCAAGATCACGCTTGACGTTTATACGCAGGCCGTGAACTCGCATAAGCGTGCCGCACAGAGCAAGGTTGTACAGATGATTGTGCCCGGCGTGGGCACAATGGCGAAGGGAGCACGTACAGGTACAGAAGCGTAA
- a CDS encoding nucleotidyl transferase AbiEii/AbiGii toxin family protein, with the protein MIPQRNISLLANRLYKEHGGRRIPEAVLERDYCLAWFLVGLSQSKLRDLLIFKGGTALKRCHFGDYRFSEDLDFTLARRVEFTEIREGLEEVYELVAQASGIRFSFEAEDRQTHVNSYTFYLRYQGPLPTSNTVKVDITVAEILLFPVEQLPVLRTYPEFEDVPEDRPISVYSLNEIATEKIVALQDRARNEPRDLYDLWFLTSHAGIEIGHLIGAITGKLRFREKSINGVEDRIIAKEVRLKALWDGRLGHQMEALPPYDEVFRTVRRELRQAGFPQ; encoded by the coding sequence ATGATTCCGCAGCGCAACATCTCGCTTCTCGCCAACCGGCTGTACAAGGAACATGGTGGCCGTCGGATTCCCGAGGCCGTACTGGAGCGGGATTACTGCCTAGCTTGGTTTCTGGTGGGCTTGAGCCAAAGCAAGCTCCGCGACCTTCTCATCTTCAAGGGTGGCACTGCGCTCAAACGCTGCCACTTCGGGGACTATCGTTTTTCCGAAGACCTGGACTTTACCCTTGCAAGAAGAGTGGAATTCACGGAGATCCGCGAAGGGTTGGAAGAGGTGTATGAGCTGGTGGCCCAAGCCTCCGGCATACGCTTCTCTTTCGAGGCTGAGGACCGACAGACGCACGTCAACAGCTACACCTTTTATCTCCGGTATCAAGGACCGCTGCCGACATCAAACACGGTCAAGGTGGACATCACGGTCGCGGAGATCCTGCTTTTTCCGGTAGAGCAGCTTCCGGTTCTACGCACCTACCCAGAATTTGAGGACGTACCGGAAGATCGCCCAATCTCCGTGTACAGCCTGAACGAGATCGCTACTGAAAAAATCGTCGCTCTTCAGGACCGGGCTCGCAACGAGCCTCGTGACCTCTACGATCTGTGGTTCCTGACCTCTCATGCGGGTATCGAAATCGGCCATCTCATCGGAGCCATCACGGGAAAACTGCGCTTCCGAGAGAAAAGCATTAATGGCGTCGAAGACCGCATCATCGCAAAAGAAGTCCGTTTGAAGGCGCTGTGGGACGGTCGCCTTGGACATCAGATGGAAGCGTTGCCCCCGTATGATGAAGTCTTTCGCACCGTGCGGCGCGAGCTTCGTCAGGCAGGCTTTCCCCAGTAA
- a CDS encoding TolC family protein, protein MNKLCVSGIMICCAIGSCYQTSAQTPALSLNLPKSKNPFGPYMPSLVPAASLANSPRIDQLIHDGKLYLSLDDAILLALENNLDIAISRYNLPIAEADVERTRAGGAFRGVNAGIVQNTPGGGVGGLGAGAPGAGAGGTTGGAGGAGSGASGIVQSTLGAGTTVSSYDPTITGTASVEHYTQPLSNLQIYGVPSLQQNTTTANLAYAQAFPTGTALSFTLENNRQTGNSIYNYLNPALNVYYRIAFQQQLLAGFGLGPNLRYLRIAKNNRKISDIAFKDQVIATVTQIANMYWDLANAYQDVQVKERSFQFAKETLERDQKRLELRAIPAMDVTKAGAEMENREQELTSAKTTLVLQESLIKNALTKNLDDLALEEIPVVPTEKMEVKEAAADATLESLTNEALRDRPELQESSIDLDSRNISRAAARNALLPTVNLQAYYGGSGLAGVDNPASGYESSVPTDYSSSVRRAFDNSSPDYLVGVSVKIPLRNRVLKSDQYRSELEYRQSELLIQQQKKQIRIEVRNALYALQQSQARVASARRGRDLAQKTFDISKQEQQLGAGSNYQTLLAQRDLALAESSLTEAETLYEKSRIELERAVGSTLENHNIAIDDAKQGIVAKVH, encoded by the coding sequence ATGAATAAGCTCTGTGTCTCAGGCATCATGATTTGTTGTGCGATTGGCTCCTGCTATCAAACGAGCGCGCAGACGCCAGCTTTGAGCTTGAACCTTCCAAAGTCGAAGAATCCATTTGGGCCTTACATGCCTAGTCTTGTTCCAGCAGCGAGTCTCGCCAATTCGCCAAGGATCGATCAGCTCATTCATGATGGGAAGCTATATCTATCGCTCGATGACGCCATTCTCCTGGCGCTCGAAAACAATCTTGACATCGCCATATCGCGTTACAACCTTCCCATTGCCGAAGCCGATGTAGAGCGGACGCGGGCCGGTGGCGCATTCCGTGGTGTCAACGCTGGCATTGTTCAAAATACGCCGGGCGGCGGTGTTGGTGGGCTAGGAGCAGGTGCGCCGGGCGCTGGTGCAGGAGGAACCACAGGGGGAGCGGGAGGTGCGGGCAGCGGCGCATCTGGCATCGTGCAGTCAACATTGGGCGCAGGGACAACCGTTTCGTCCTATGACCCCACGATCACGGGAACGGCAAGTGTTGAACATTACACCCAGCCGTTATCCAACCTCCAAATATATGGTGTCCCTTCCTTGCAGCAGAACACGACTACTGCGAACCTGGCATACGCCCAGGCATTTCCTACGGGAACCGCTTTGAGCTTCACTCTTGAAAACAACCGGCAAACCGGCAATAGCATTTACAACTACCTGAATCCGGCACTGAATGTCTATTATCGAATCGCGTTTCAGCAGCAGCTCTTGGCAGGTTTCGGCTTAGGACCGAACCTTCGTTATCTGCGTATCGCAAAAAACAATCGGAAGATTTCCGACATCGCTTTCAAAGATCAAGTGATTGCGACAGTCACGCAGATCGCCAATATGTACTGGGACTTGGCGAATGCGTATCAGGATGTACAGGTCAAGGAGCGTTCCTTCCAGTTCGCTAAGGAGACACTGGAAAGAGATCAAAAGCGATTGGAACTCCGTGCAATTCCCGCAATGGACGTGACCAAAGCAGGGGCAGAGATGGAGAACCGTGAGCAGGAGTTGACCTCTGCCAAAACCACTCTGGTTCTTCAAGAATCCCTCATAAAGAATGCGCTGACGAAGAACCTTGATGACCTCGCCTTGGAAGAGATTCCAGTCGTGCCGACCGAGAAAATGGAAGTCAAGGAGGCTGCGGCGGATGCCACGCTTGAGAGCTTGACCAACGAGGCTCTGCGTGACCGACCAGAGTTGCAAGAGTCAAGCATCGACTTAGATAGTCGGAACATCAGCAGGGCTGCGGCTCGCAATGCCTTACTGCCTACAGTGAACCTTCAGGCATATTACGGGGGATCGGGCCTTGCGGGAGTAGATAATCCGGCATCTGGCTACGAGTCCTCCGTACCTACCGATTATTCCTCTTCCGTGCGCAGAGCCTTCGACAACAGTTCCCCCGATTATCTCGTGGGCGTCTCCGTCAAAATCCCTTTAAGAAATCGCGTGTTGAAGTCAGACCAATATCGATCCGAACTGGAATATCGCCAATCGGAACTTCTCATCCAACAACAAAAAAAACAGATTCGGATCGAAGTCCGCAATGCTCTCTATGCTCTGCAACAGAGCCAGGCTCGCGTTGCCTCCGCTCGCCGTGGGCGCGACCTCGCTCAGAAGACATTCGATATTTCCAAACAGGAGCAGCAGCTTGGGGCAGGGTCAAACTATCAGACTCTCCTCGCGCAGCGTGATTTGGCTCTTGCAGAATCTTCGCTGACAGAAGCAGAAACGCTCTATGAAAAGAGCCGTATTGAATTGGAGCGTGCAGTCGGATCGACACTGGAAAACCACAACATTGCAATTGATGATGCAAAGCAAGGCATAGTGGCGAAGGTGCATTGA
- a CDS encoding ABC transporter ATP-binding protein → MGNNGGPLIEIENLTKVFYTDEVETHALSGVLLSVNSGEYIAMSGPSGCGKSTLLSILGLLDTPTNGRYQLNGRAVDNLSFSERSRIRNQEIGFIFQSFNLIGDLTVAENVELPLTYRAGMPAAERKRRVQESLERVSMAHRMKHYPSQLSGGQQQRVAVARALAGTPSILLADEPTGNLDSKNGEAVMQLLAELHKEGATICMVTHDPRFAAHADRQVHLFDGQVISEEQLRQKLLEIEA, encoded by the coding sequence ATGGGAAATAATGGCGGGCCGCTGATTGAGATTGAAAATCTAACGAAGGTCTTTTACACCGACGAGGTTGAGACCCACGCCCTCTCTGGCGTTTTGCTTTCCGTCAATAGTGGCGAATACATCGCAATGTCCGGTCCTTCCGGCTGCGGAAAATCGACCCTGCTCTCGATTCTTGGACTGTTGGATACCCCAACGAACGGACGCTATCAACTGAATGGGCGAGCCGTGGACAATCTGAGTTTTTCCGAACGATCACGAATACGGAACCAGGAGATCGGATTCATCTTTCAGAGCTTCAACCTCATCGGCGATCTTACCGTCGCGGAGAACGTCGAGCTTCCCTTGACATACCGGGCCGGGATGCCTGCCGCCGAACGAAAACGCCGGGTACAGGAGTCACTTGAACGGGTAAGCATGGCCCACCGCATGAAGCATTATCCGTCACAGCTTTCCGGTGGTCAGCAACAGCGTGTGGCAGTGGCAAGGGCGTTAGCTGGCACTCCTTCCATACTTCTGGCCGACGAGCCTACGGGAAATCTTGACTCCAAGAATGGCGAGGCAGTGATGCAACTTCTGGCAGAGCTTCATAAGGAAGGGGCAACAATCTGTATGGTGACTCATGATCCGCGATTCGCTGCCCATGCTGATCGCCAAGTACATCTCTTCGACGGTCAGGTTATCTCCGAAGAACAGCTAAGGCAAAAGCTCTTGGAGATTGAGGCGTAA
- a CDS encoding HlyD family efflux transporter periplasmic adaptor subunit yields the protein MILSLAALSGAAIYGVSRLRPALPSVERSAIWTDTVKRGPMIRQVRGIGTLVPREDRLRLIPAETDGTVVRIDILPGAKVEPDSVVMELTDPQLEQELVDAQLQLKAATVEYRNLGAKLQSDLMTERAGQATVNTDNQQAQKQAQTDKALYQLGVISGLTYDASQGKADEYLTRTDIERQRLDVNKNAIVTQLEVQQTKVEQAKTLLGLKQRQTDALRVRAGIRGVLVDLPHQVGEHVTPGTTLAKVVQPDQLKASLKIAETQARDIQIGQSAEVDTHNGVISGSVVRIDPAVQNGTVTVDVQLAGPLPQGARPDLSVDGTIDLDLLQNVLYVGRPAFGNESSTISLFKLDNNGSTATRVPVKVGRSSVNTIQVLSGLNEGDTVILSDMSRWDAANHIQLQ from the coding sequence ATGATTCTGTCGCTCGCTGCATTATCGGGAGCGGCTATATATGGGGTCTCCCGTCTCCGTCCAGCCCTGCCTTCCGTGGAGCGAAGCGCAATCTGGACAGATACCGTGAAGCGAGGCCCGATGATTCGGCAAGTGCGGGGAATAGGAACCTTGGTTCCCAGAGAGGATCGGCTCCGGTTGATTCCTGCGGAGACGGACGGAACAGTGGTGCGTATCGATATTCTCCCCGGTGCCAAAGTAGAGCCGGACTCCGTAGTGATGGAACTGACTGACCCGCAGTTGGAACAGGAGCTTGTTGATGCGCAACTCCAATTGAAGGCCGCTACCGTTGAATATCGAAATCTCGGAGCAAAGCTTCAAAGTGACTTGATGACGGAACGCGCGGGGCAAGCGACCGTCAATACGGACAATCAGCAGGCTCAGAAGCAAGCACAGACGGATAAGGCTCTCTACCAACTTGGGGTCATCAGTGGATTGACCTACGACGCATCCCAGGGCAAGGCCGACGAGTACCTCACACGGACAGACATTGAAAGGCAGCGGCTAGACGTAAACAAGAATGCAATCGTCACCCAGCTTGAAGTACAGCAAACCAAAGTGGAGCAAGCTAAAACCCTGTTGGGCCTGAAGCAGCGGCAGACGGACGCCTTGCGAGTACGTGCCGGAATACGAGGAGTGTTAGTAGACCTTCCTCATCAAGTCGGCGAGCATGTCACACCAGGAACGACCTTGGCGAAAGTCGTTCAGCCAGATCAATTGAAAGCGTCACTCAAGATTGCGGAGACACAGGCGCGTGACATTCAAATCGGCCAATCCGCGGAGGTCGATACACACAATGGAGTCATATCGGGAAGCGTCGTGCGAATCGACCCGGCTGTTCAAAACGGCACGGTGACAGTTGATGTCCAACTCGCTGGCCCATTGCCCCAGGGAGCGCGCCCGGACTTAAGCGTCGATGGGACGATTGACCTCGATCTGTTGCAGAACGTGCTGTATGTCGGCAGGCCAGCATTCGGGAACGAAAGCAGCACCATTAGCCTCTTCAAACTCGACAACAACGGCAGCACCGCAACTCGTGTGCCTGTGAAGGTGGGACGGTCTTCGGTAAACACCATTCAGGTGTTGTCTGGTTTGAACGAGGGAGATACCGTCATTCTTTCCGATATGTCTCGGTGGGATGCAGCAAATCACATACAGCTCCAATAG
- a CDS encoding PadR family transcriptional regulator — MAKSDLQGTLDLLVLKTLSQTGELHGYGIVLHIQTASAELLRVEEGSLYPALHRMEQNGWINSQWALTETNRKAKYYKLTALGRKQLQEAEKSFEQLVKGVRAMLRYA; from the coding sequence ATGGCCAAGTCCGATCTTCAAGGCACCTTGGATCTTCTCGTCCTCAAAACTCTTTCTCAGACGGGCGAGCTGCATGGGTATGGAATTGTCCTGCACATCCAGACAGCCTCGGCTGAACTGCTCCGGGTTGAGGAAGGTTCTCTTTATCCTGCACTTCATCGCATGGAGCAGAATGGCTGGATCAACTCGCAATGGGCGCTTACCGAAACGAACCGGAAAGCGAAGTATTACAAGCTGACCGCCCTTGGACGCAAGCAACTTCAGGAAGCCGAAAAGAGTTTTGAACAACTGGTGAAAGGCGTGCGTGCCATGTTGCGCTACGCGTGA
- a CDS encoding ABC transporter permease: MSLFRRISNLFRRSRMDREIDAEIKSHLQMRTEDNIASGMPPDQARRDALLRFGNPTATKERVTASDAALTLESIGMDIRYAFRRLAKSPGFSITAILTLALGIGATTAIFSCAYALLLRSLPFQHADRIVTINETHPQVAGGGEVTFPDYLDWRSQQSSFEQLAGYSIVSPETVSLVWDGHAEQVHRVLASSSLFSLLGVTPSLGRTFVEQDDNPNANHVVVISAEAWQRYFGADRTIIGRNVDLNSVSYTIIGVLPPGSAYPATGEFWMPLSLMDKESQASRVWHTVNVLGRLKPGIALGQAQADMQTIAARLAESYPATNRNIGVLLTPLREQLVGSLRPAILSLMGCVVLVLLIACANVANLLLVRAAAHLREVAVRQALGASRLRLFTQSLSETLLLCLLGGVLGTALAAFTLPLLRVAFAHTAGADPSLVQSIQLNIPVLLVTLGVCLFTAILFGLLPMLKTPRKLAEALRSGDRGSSGKQSRRRSALVSAEIAIAVVVLFLGSLLIRSFQKLIQIDPGFRTDHLLSLEITLPQPRYEDQAAATNHFYEALIDKLRQSPGIASVGTTNAVPLNASHSMTRFLIAGAAPLAPGAFPFAQIRYVSPDFFRTMGLGLLQGRIFELKDIENNTNSFVVNQAFAQRYLSGKDPLTSSILIGVLSPHPDKLPVIGVVSNARDLGVETDAEPELYLPGFGTHAVLLLRTDIDPASIAAEVRDAVRELDPNQPIYHVQTIDAVLSDSLARQKMTAVLLGIFALLALTLASIGIYGVIAYSVAQRTREIGVRMAVGASRTNILLLILREAATLTGIGILAGLVAAFVCAHFASTLLYHVSSADPVSICASVFALLIVGMLAAVMPAGRASTINPTEALRSE, translated from the coding sequence ATGTCGCTCTTTCGCCGCATCTCAAACCTCTTTCGGCGCTCAAGAATGGACCGTGAGATCGATGCCGAGATCAAGTCCCATCTGCAAATGAGGACTGAGGACAATATCGCTTCCGGTATGCCGCCAGATCAGGCACGCCGGGACGCCTTGCTTCGTTTCGGAAATCCCACGGCAACCAAGGAACGAGTCACGGCCTCGGATGCCGCACTCACACTGGAGAGTATCGGGATGGATATACGGTATGCGTTTCGCCGACTCGCAAAATCGCCGGGGTTTTCGATTACTGCGATTCTGACACTCGCTCTTGGTATCGGTGCAACGACTGCCATATTTAGCTGTGCGTATGCGTTGCTGCTCCGGTCGCTGCCATTTCAACACGCGGATCGCATCGTCACGATCAACGAGACGCATCCACAGGTCGCCGGGGGAGGAGAGGTAACTTTTCCCGATTATCTGGATTGGCGTTCGCAGCAATCGAGCTTTGAGCAGTTGGCCGGATATTCCATAGTGAGTCCCGAAACCGTATCGCTGGTTTGGGATGGACATGCTGAGCAGGTTCACAGGGTTCTCGCATCCAGCAGTTTGTTCTCGCTTCTCGGGGTTACGCCATCTTTGGGTCGTACCTTCGTGGAACAGGATGACAACCCGAACGCAAACCATGTCGTCGTAATCAGCGCTGAAGCCTGGCAGCGCTATTTCGGGGCAGACCGAACCATCATTGGCCGCAACGTCGATCTGAATAGCGTTAGCTACACCATTATCGGTGTGCTTCCTCCTGGAAGTGCCTATCCAGCGACAGGCGAGTTCTGGATGCCGTTGTCGCTGATGGATAAGGAATCGCAGGCTTCCCGCGTTTGGCATACGGTCAACGTCTTAGGTCGCCTCAAACCTGGGATTGCATTGGGACAGGCTCAGGCGGACATGCAGACCATCGCGGCGCGGTTGGCGGAGTCCTACCCGGCGACGAATCGGAATATCGGAGTGCTCCTTACCCCATTGCGTGAGCAACTCGTGGGTTCCTTGCGTCCCGCGATACTCAGCCTCATGGGATGTGTGGTACTGGTCCTGCTCATTGCCTGTGCCAATGTCGCCAATCTCCTGTTAGTAAGAGCCGCAGCGCATCTCCGAGAAGTTGCCGTAAGACAGGCCCTTGGAGCAAGCCGTCTCCGCCTGTTCACGCAATCTCTTTCCGAAACTCTCCTCCTGTGCCTGCTTGGAGGCGTGCTTGGGACGGCATTGGCCGCATTCACTCTCCCGCTCTTGCGGGTGGCGTTCGCGCATACGGCGGGCGCGGACCCGTCGTTGGTTCAATCGATCCAGCTCAATATTCCGGTACTGCTCGTCACGTTAGGCGTGTGTTTGTTTACTGCGATTCTCTTCGGGTTGCTGCCAATGTTAAAGACACCACGCAAGCTGGCCGAGGCATTACGTTCTGGAGACCGTGGCAGCAGCGGCAAACAGAGCAGGAGAAGAAGCGCACTGGTTTCGGCAGAGATAGCTATCGCTGTCGTAGTGCTGTTTCTTGGGTCACTGTTGATTCGTAGTTTTCAGAAACTCATCCAAATTGATCCGGGGTTTCGCACCGATCACTTGCTCAGTCTTGAAATCACCTTGCCACAGCCTCGGTATGAGGACCAAGCGGCTGCAACGAACCACTTTTATGAGGCACTGATCGATAAGCTCCGGCAATCGCCCGGCATCGCATCAGTCGGAACTACCAACGCTGTACCACTCAATGCTTCTCATTCCATGACCCGCTTTCTCATAGCAGGGGCGGCTCCCTTAGCTCCAGGGGCATTCCCATTCGCGCAGATTCGCTACGTCAGCCCGGACTTCTTCCGCACTATGGGACTCGGACTGCTACAGGGCAGAATTTTCGAACTGAAAGACATTGAGAACAATACCAATTCATTTGTCGTCAATCAGGCATTTGCCCAACGCTATCTTTCCGGCAAAGACCCGCTGACATCAAGCATCCTGATCGGTGTTCTCAGTCCCCACCCCGATAAACTTCCCGTGATCGGAGTCGTCTCGAACGCACGCGATTTGGGAGTGGAGACCGATGCTGAGCCCGAGCTGTATCTTCCGGGATTCGGCACACACGCAGTGCTTCTGCTCCGCACCGATATTGATCCGGCCAGCATCGCCGCTGAAGTACGCGATGCAGTCCGGGAACTTGATCCGAATCAGCCCATCTACCATGTCCAGACCATCGATGCGGTACTCTCCGACTCCCTGGCAAGGCAGAAGATGACTGCTGTTTTGCTCGGCATCTTTGCATTGCTGGCGCTCACACTTGCGTCCATCGGGATTTATGGAGTGATTGCATATTCCGTTGCGCAGCGCACACGCGAAATCGGAGTGCGGATGGCCGTTGGAGCCAGCCGGACAAATATCCTGCTGCTGATATTGCGCGAAGCGGCTACCTTGACGGGAATCGGAATTTTGGCGGGACTCGTCGCTGCTTTCGTATGCGCACATTTTGCAAGCACGCTGCTGTACCACGTTAGCAGTGCTGATCCTGTCTCCATCTGCGCATCGGTTTTTGCTTTGTTGATTGTTGGTATGTTGGCTGCTGTCATGCCCGCTGGCCGGGCCTCCACAATCAATCCCACTGAAGCTCTTCGATCTGAATAA